The sequence GCGTCGTCGAGCGACGACACCACGGCCACGCGCTCCAGCGCCTTCTCCACGGCCGGTCGCAGGGCCTCGGGTGCTGCGACCACCTCGCGAGCCCAGCGGGCCCCGTCCGGCAGGGCAGGCCAGCCCTCGGGGTCACCGCCGCGTGAAGGCCCTCCCACGAGCAATCCCGCGCGTCCCGCGTCGTTGTCCTTGAGGTAGCGGAGCGCGGCGACGGCGTTGTCCCCCTGCGCCACCGCGACGGCATCGGCCACGGGCCCGAGCGCGGCGGCCAGCGCCACCTCGTATCCGGCGTCCACGGTGAGCAGTGCGGCCACCGACCCCAGCAGTCCTGGAATGTCGTCGGCAGCTCCGAGCAGCGCGCCCGCGCCGTCCTTGCGCGCGAGGCCCATCGACAGCGCATCGACCCGAGCCTTCTCCGAGGCGATGTCACGCTCGGCGGCGCGTTCGGCCTTCACGAGTTCCTCGACGCGGACCCTCGCGGACTTCTCGGCCTCCACCGCCCGCTCGTGACGCTGCCGCAGGCTTTCGTCGTCGGAGTCCTCCACGCCGCCCTCGGCGCGGGCCTCCTCCAGACTCTCCACGGCCGCCTCCGCGCGGGCGACGGCGTCGTCGATGCCACTGCTCAGCCGGTCGATCTCCTCGGCCGTGGCCGTGCTCTTGCTGCGCAGCGCCTCGACCTGGCCGGACAGCTTCGCGATGCCCTCCCTGCGGTCGGCGATGGCCCGCACTGCGGCGAGGTGAGCCCGCTCGGCGGCCTGCACGACCTGTTCGAGATGCTCGCGGCGTTCCACCGCCTCGGCGAGCACGGCACGGGCCTGCGACACCGCCTCCGCGAGTTCCTCCTCGCGCTCAGCCACCCGCTCGGCCTCGGCGAGCAGTTCCTCGGGGTCCCTGCCCTTCCCACCGGTGTCCACGTCGGCCGAGAGGTGCCGCTTGCGTTCGGCAGCCAGCCGCACCGTGCCGCGAAGCCGCTCGGCCAGCGCCGACAGCGTGTACCAGGTGTCCTGCGCGGCCTTCAGCTTCGGCGCGTCCTCGGCGAGCGCGGCCTCTAGCTCCGCCTGCTCCGAGGCGGCCAGCTCCAACGTCTGTTCCACCTCGGCCCTGCGAGCGCGGGCCGCCCTCTCGTCGGCCTCGTCCCGCTCGATCTCGTTGCGCATGGTGACGAGGTCGTCGGCGTAGAGCCGCAGCTTCGCGTCCCGCAGCTCCGACTGCACCACCTGGGCGCGGCGGGCGATCTCGGCCTGCTTGCCGAGCGGCTTGAGCTGGCGGCGCAGTTCGGCGGTGAGGTCGTTCAGGCGGTCGAGGTTGGCCTGCATCGCGGTGAGCTTGCGCAGCGCCTTCTCCTTGCGCTTGCGGTGCTTCAGCACACCGGCGGCCTCCTCGATGAAGGCACGACGCTCCTCGGGTTTGGCCTGGAGTATCTCCGCGAGCTGGCCCTGCCCCACGATCACGTGCATCTCGCGCCCGATGCCGGAGTCGGACAGCAGCTCCTGGATGTCGAGCAGCCTGCACGTGCTGCCGTTGATCTCGTACTCGCTGGCGCCGTCGCGGAACATGCGGCGCGTGATCGACACCTCGGTGTACTCGATGGGCAACGCGCCGTCAGCGTTGTCGATGGTGAGCGTGACCTCGGCGCGGCCGAGCGGGGCGCGCCCCGAGGTACCGGCGAAGATGACGTCCTCCATCTTGCCGCCCCGCAGATCCTTGGCGCCCTGCGTGCCCATGACCCACCGCAGCGCGTCCAGCACGTTCGACTTACCGGAACCGTTGGGACCGACGACGCAGGTGATCCCCGGTTCGAAGCGCAGGGTGGTCGCCGACGCGAAGGACTTGAAGCCTTTGAGCGTCAAGCTTTTCAGGTGCACGCGGCGTAGACCCTTCCCGTACCGATCGTCCTCGTCCGGTGTCCCCTGGCAGTGTTCACGTCGGTCACACTGCCCGGTCGGTTGATGCTACCGGCGAGCTGCTCCTGCTCGTGGTAGGCGGGCTTCGGCGTGGCTGGCCTCCCGCTCCGAGCGGTGGACGACCGGGCCGGGTCAGCGTTCCACGAAACCGGACAGCCCGCCGCGCGGCGGTGACCACAGCTCCGCAACGTGATCCACACGGCCGGGCGTCTCCCCGGAGCGCAGGAGTGTCAGCAGGCGGTCACACGCCGCCTTCGGGCCCTCGGCGACCACCTCGACCCTGCCGTCCACGAGGTTCGTCGCCCTGCCCACGAGTCCCAGTTCCAGTGCGCGGCTCCGCGTCCACCAGCGGAAACCCACGCCCTGCACCATGCCGTGCACCCATGCCGTCAACCGGGCGAGCTCGGTTGCGTCAGCCTCGTCAGCCACGCCCCCATCGTGCCGCAGCATGACCGCGTGCGGCCGACCGCCTCGCACGAGTGAGTGCGGTCGCGACCGTTTTCGCGCCGGTGATACTGTGCCGCGCGAACACTCGGGGGCCCACGAAGCATGTCCGAAGGAGCCGCATGACCACCTCGCCAGGGCAGCCGCCTCGCGACGAGGTCGCGCCGCCCCGCGAGTTCGCAGGGCGGCTGCACCGCACCGGTTACCTCGCCCTCGCCGCCAGCGGTCTCGCGCTGTGCACGGCGTTCGCCGCGGTCGCGCAGATCATCCAGCCGGTCACCTCCGACCAGCAGACAACGCAGACCGGTCGCTCCACCGGAGGGGGCGGACCGACGCAGCTCGTGCCGGGAGAGGCCGTGCCAGCCGACACCACGGTCGTAATCGACGGGGTGGCCGTCACCGGCGAGCTGCCCACGTCGTCCAGCACACCGACCACGATCGTCACCACCGACGAGAACGGCAACCGGCACACCTCGGTCCACACGCCGTCCGATCCGCCTACCCGCAGCTCCTCGGGCAATGGCGGCGGGGACGACGACGGCAGTGGCAGGGAGCCCACGAACCAGCCAGGCCCGCAGCCCTCGGATCCGCCCAAGACCTCCACGCCACCGAGTTCGTCCCCGTCCGAGACACCTTCCTCCTCACAGTCACCCACGACGTCCACGGATGACGGCCCCGGTGATGGGGAGGGAGACGGCGGTGGTGGCGGAGCCTCACCGTCCGGCACCGCCGCTCCCACCTCCATGACGACGTCGGACGGCGCGGACGTCACCAGCGAGCCCCGGTCCACGAGTTCCTCGCTCGAACAGACCGGCACCGCCACGACGACTCCCTGAGAGGAGAAGTCGCAGCGGCACCCGGCACCGACCCGAACGGCGCAGTCAACTCCTCGTCACGGTCGCAGTCCTGGCCTTCGTCGCTCAGATGAGCGGCACAACCCCTGCCTTAGGCTTTTGATCCACCCTCTAACGTCTGAACCAAACAGAAGTTTTGCGCTTTCAACGATATGATGGCGAAACTCAGACAAAAGGGGGTCAGCGGTGGATGAGCCCAGTCCCGAGCTGCTGGAAAGCTACACACGCCTGCTCGACCTCGTCCGCAGCGGCGTGGCCGACACCCGGCCCGCGCTGAGCCAGCGAACCGGACTCGGACGGACCGCTATCACCCAGCGCACCACCACGCTCCTCGACGCGGGTCTGCTGGAGGAAGGCGACCTCAACCCCTCAACGGGTGGCCGCCAGGCGCGCACCCTGCGGTTCCGCAAGGACGCGGGACGCATCCTCACCGCGGAGCTCGGGGCCACCGGCTTCACCGCAGGCGTCACCGATCTCCTGGGCACGGTGCTCGCCATGACGCACAAGGACTGCGACATCGCGCAGGGCCCCGATCCTGTGCTGGCCGAGGTCGAGTCGGCCCTCGACGCCCTGCTGGCCGATCTCGGTGGTGACAGATCCGACGTGTGGGGTGTCGGGCTCGGCCTGCCGGGGCCGGTGGAGTTCGCCACCGCCCGCCCCTCGGAACCCCCGATCATGCCGGGTTGGAACAACTACCCCGTCAGGCAGCGACTCGTCGCCCGCTACGACGCGCCCGTCTGGGTCGATAACGAGGTCAACCTTCTATGCCTCGGCGAACTACGCACTCCAGGGCTCCCCGGAGAGCCAGGCGACCTGCTCTACGTCAAGATCGGCACCGGTATCGGGGCGGGTATCAGCCACGGCGGGCAGCTCCACCGCGGCGCGCAGGGATGCGCGGGCGACATCGGCCACGCCGCCGTGTCCGACGACAACTCCGTGGTGTGCCGGTGCGGCAAGACCGGGTGCCTCGAAGCGGTGGCCGGGGGTGCGGCACTCGCCAGGGACGGCGAACGGCTGGCCCGCTCCGGCGAAAGCCCCGCCCTCGCCGCCGTCCTGTCGGCGAAGGGCACCGTCACCGCCGCCGACGTCACCGCGGCGGCGAGCGCGGGCGACCACCACGCCGTGCAGCTGATGGTCAGCGCGGGCAGGCGCATCGGCGCCATGCTCGCCACGATGGTGAACTTCTACAACCCGTCCACCATCCTGCTCGGCGGCAAGATCGCCGAAGCAGGCGATCTGTTCCTCGCCACCATCCGCGAGACCATCTACCGCCGTTCGCTCCCGCTGTCCACGCGGGAGCTGCGCATCGAGAAGGCCCGGCTCGGCGAGGAAGGCGGCCTCGTCGGCGCCGCCTACATGGTGCTCGACGAACTCTTCTCCGTCCGCCACTTCGGCAAGTGGCTGCACGAGGGCTCACCCAGCGGCGTCCCCGCCATGCACGGCAGCAACGGCTTCCGAGCAGGGCTCACCCCCGCGTGACGTCCACCCGACTGAGAACGACCTGTGAATCCGGCCGGATCGGGCACCGATCGCCCCCTCCCCGCGTTGACACTGGTGTCGAGGACAGCGACGCGTTGACAGCAGTGTTCTCGCCGAAGGTGCTTTCCACAGGTGTCATTTCAGAGGTGAAGCCAGCATGACCCACGCATTCTCACGGACGGCGTTCTCTCCGACGCCCCAGGCGCCGCAGCTACCGACCATGCCGACGGGCTGGCCCATCGGGTCCTACGACTCCTACGAGGAGGCGCAGCGTGCCGTCGATCACCTCGCCGACAAGGACTTCCCCGTTCAGGAGGTCACCATCGTGGGCGTCGAACCACTGCTGGTGGAGCGGGTGGCGGCACGGCTGACCTGGGGCAAGGTGCTGAGCAGCGGCGCGATGTCCGGCGCCTGGTTCGGCTTGTTCGTCGGGCTGCTGCTCAGTTTCTTCACCCCCGGCGCAGGGCTCGCCCCTATCGTGATCGGCCTGGTCTCCGGCGTGGTCTTCGGTATGGCTTTCGCTGCGGCAGGCTACGCGGCTACCCGAGGGCGTCGTGACTTCGTGTCGCACAGCCAACTGGTCGCACGCCGCTACGACGTACTGTGCCAGCCCCGCAACGCCGAGAGCGGCCGAAACCTGCTCGCCCAGCTCGCGATGTCGGGCCAGCGCTGGTAGCGATCCACGCGTCATTTCCCGTTCGGCACGGCCACCGTGAACGGCACCCCGTCGATCTCCTCACAGAACGGTTTGTAGGCGTTGTAGCCGTTCACGATGCCGTGATCGTCCACACCGCCCTGATCGATACGCGGACGCGGGAATTGATTGTCCGTACCCGTTCTCATCGTTCCCCCCGTGAATTCTTCGCACCCGTAGCGGGGAACCCGGATCGGGGAGCCCTGCTCGGTGTAGAGGTAGACATCGGTGAGCGGGTTGCCTTTCGCGTCGAAGACGTAGATGTTGCCGATCTCCTCCGACCCGTAGAACAGCAGCGGTTCGCCTCCGTTGGTGTAGTTGAGGTATTCAACGGGAGGGGCCGAGTACGGGGCGGCGGACGACCGCGCCGTCCCGATCACGTAGTCGGCGAGGCCCGCGCCGACCCCCACCACGAACGCCGACAGCGGTAACGTCACCGCCACCATCCGGTAATCACGCGCGGACCTCGGTCCCGCCCACAGCGCCAGTCCGGCAAGGGCCAGCATCGTCACCAGCCCGAGGACACCACCGCCGTGACCGACCACCGCGACCACGGCCAGCAACCCCAGCACCAGTGCGGACAGCACCCACCACACCGGGTTCAACGCCCTCAAGCAGCGCGCAACGCGCGGCACGCCGTTTCCCTCCCGGCCCGCGTCGAGCAGTCCGCGCAGCTCCGGAAGCTCCCGCACCGTGGCCGTACCGCGCAGCACGAGGTAGCCCCCGGAGACAGCCACCATCGCGCCGACCAGCAACACCAACACCAACGCTTTGTCGTCGTCGAACTCGCCGGAGGCCAGCACCGCACCCGCCACCGCCGCGCAGGCCACGCTCGCCAGAAGGCCCCACAGCGCCACCCGCGCGAGGGCAAGGCGGGGCGTCCCGGAGCGGGCAGGCTCCTCCGCTGCCGGCGGAGGCGGGTACTCGCCCGTGGACCGCACTTCGGCGGCGTAGCTTTCCGGTGTGCCGAGTTCGGCGATCATGCCGGCGACATCAGCGCGTTCACCGAGCCGCTCGGCGATCTCGGCGAGATGGGGACGCACGTCATCGACAATCTCGTCGATCTCCGCCCCCGGCAGGTCCGCCAGCGCTGTCCGCACCCTGGCGAGGTACGCGCGTACGACGGGGTGAGTGTGTGTGCTCATGGGTCCTCTCCCAACAGGCGCTCCATCGTGGCCGCGAAACCACGCCAGGTCGTCGCCGACTCCGTGAGCCGGGCGCGGCCGAGGTCGTTGAGTCCGTAGTACTTGCGGTGAGGGCCTTCCTCGCTGGCCACGACGTACGTGGTGAGCAGCCCGGCCTTGTACAGGCGTCGCAGCGTGCCGTACACCGAGGCGTCGCCGACCTCGTCCAGCCCGGACTGACGCAGACGCCGCAGCACGTCGTAGCCGTAACCGTCGCCCTGCCGCAACACAGCCAGAACGGCGAGGTCGAGTACGCCCTTCAGTAATTGGCTCGTCTCCACCGGCCCTCCCTATGCGACAGACAGTACCACGCAATGCGCAGTAGTGCGCATACGATTGTTCTAAGACAGCGGTGGAATCGATCGAGTTACGGCGATTCGAGCGCTCGCGGGCCGAGGACCTGGCCGACTTCCTGTCCGGCGAGATGTGGCCGTATCACAGCGAGCCCCGCCTCACCGTCGGCTGTGTTCTGCGACAGGTGTCGGCTTCGCCATCCTGCGGGGCGACTGGGCGAACGGCACCGTCACCGCGGTGAACTTCGACGACGAGGACGGCTTCAACGCCGCGTTCGCGGCCTCGGCTGGCAGCGCGGGCAACTGAACGACGAGCGGTTCATGAACGGCTCACGGATGATCGGCGTGCCGCACCGACGACACGGCTCGCCCTCCCTGCCGTAGGCGTCGAGCGAGCGGACGAAGTACCCCGACTCGCCGTTGACGTTGACGTAGAGCGCGTCGAACGACGTGCCTCCCACGAGTAGCGCCTCCGCCATCACGTCGGCCGCCGCCGTGAGCACACCACGGGCCTGCGCCGCGGTGAGCCGATCGGTCGGGCGTGACCAGTGAAGCCCCACGCGCCACAACGCCTCGTCCGCGTAGATGTTGCCGATGCCGGACACCAGAGTCTGGTCCAGCAGAGCGCGTTTGACCTCGGTGCGCCGCGACCTCAGAGCCCGGGAGACGGCGACGACGTCGAACAGCGGGTCCATCGGATCACGCGCGATGTGAGCGATGGCCGACGGCACCACCGAACCGTCGGCCTCCACCACCTCCCACAGCGAAAGGCCGCCGAAGGTTCGTTGATCGACGAACCGCAGTTCCGGGCCGCCGTCGGCGAACCGGAACCGCACTCGCAGGTGTCTTTCGTCCGCCGTGCCAGGTGGTTGCACGAGCAGCTGCCCACTCATCCCGAGGTGGGCGAGCACGGCGGTGCCGTCGGACAGGTCGAGCCACAGATACTTGCCCCGCCGCCGGACGGCCGTGATCTCGGCACCGATGAGACGGCCCGTGAAATCGGCCTCCCCCGGTACATGGCGGCGGATCGCTCTCGGGTGCAGGACCTCCACGGAGGCCACCGTCCGCCCGACGACGTGAGCTTCGAGACCAGACCGCACGACCTCGACCTCGGGTAACTCCGGCACGAACCGCTACCCCGCCTGGCCCCCGGCCGGCTTCCCCGCGGAACCCTCCGCCGTCAATTCCTCGTTCAGCGCACGCCAGGCGGCCTCGGCGGCCTTCTGCTCGGCCTCTTTCTTCGTGGTGCCGTCACCGTGTCCCAGGTTCCGGCCGCTCACCATGACCACCGCACTGAACTCCTTGCGATGGTCGGGGCCGGTAT comes from Saccharomonospora xinjiangensis XJ-54 and encodes:
- the smc gene encoding chromosome segregation protein SMC; the encoded protein is MHLKSLTLKGFKSFASATTLRFEPGITCVVGPNGSGKSNVLDALRWVMGTQGAKDLRGGKMEDVIFAGTSGRAPLGRAEVTLTIDNADGALPIEYTEVSITRRMFRDGASEYEINGSTCRLLDIQELLSDSGIGREMHVIVGQGQLAEILQAKPEERRAFIEEAAGVLKHRKRKEKALRKLTAMQANLDRLNDLTAELRRQLKPLGKQAEIARRAQVVQSELRDAKLRLYADDLVTMRNEIERDEADERAARARRAEVEQTLELAASEQAELEAALAEDAPKLKAAQDTWYTLSALAERLRGTVRLAAERKRHLSADVDTGGKGRDPEELLAEAERVAEREEELAEAVSQARAVLAEAVERREHLEQVVQAAERAHLAAVRAIADRREGIAKLSGQVEALRSKSTATAEEIDRLSSGIDDAVARAEAAVESLEEARAEGGVEDSDDESLRQRHERAVEAEKSARVRVEELVKAERAAERDIASEKARVDALSMGLARKDGAGALLGAADDIPGLLGSVAALLTVDAGYEVALAAALGPVADAVAVAQGDNAVAALRYLKDNDAGRAGLLVGGPSRGGDPEGWPALPDGARWAREVVAAPEALRPAVEKALERVAVVSSLDDARALVTTHPDVTAVTGDGDVLGAHWATGGSARDESVIEVQAAVDEAQDRLVAAERALQRTAAALEGARAEQRDRRAELEQAKEAVNEARVRKARSTERLSSLEKAARSAQAEVERLSAQRAKVESTRDDVLAQLAELEDRLAAVAEQPVDEDLDTTERDEAAEALAEVRQEEMEARLALRTAEERARSIAGKADSLRRAAEVERQARERAERARVARERGAAIATAVVEGGEVALDRIETSLQRAAAERDAVAARREHTEQALNQVRNRVRELTVELEKLTDAVHRDEVLRAEQRLRLEQLETRITEEFGIALDDLVAEYGPDVPVPPGPGEVAEYEAAKDRGETVMEPQPIPYDRETQSRRAKRAERDLAQLGKVNPLALEEFAALEERYKFLSTQLEDLKDTRKDLLTVVKEVDDKILEVFTDAYHDVAREFETVFSVLFPGGEGRMVLTEPGDMLTTGVDVEARPPGKKVKRLSLLSGGEKSLVAVAMLVAIFRARPSPFYVMDEVEAALDDTNMRRLIGLLEQLRESSQLIIITHQKPTMEIADALYGVSMQGDGITKVISQRLRAPDAVEQPA
- a CDS encoding acylphosphatase → MLRHDGGVADEADATELARLTAWVHGMVQGVGFRWWTRSRALELGLVGRATNLVDGRVEVVAEGPKAACDRLLTLLRSGETPGRVDHVAELWSPPRGGLSGFVER
- a CDS encoding ROK family protein, with amino-acid sequence MDEPSPELLESYTRLLDLVRSGVADTRPALSQRTGLGRTAITQRTTTLLDAGLLEEGDLNPSTGGRQARTLRFRKDAGRILTAELGATGFTAGVTDLLGTVLAMTHKDCDIAQGPDPVLAEVESALDALLADLGGDRSDVWGVGLGLPGPVEFATARPSEPPIMPGWNNYPVRQRLVARYDAPVWVDNEVNLLCLGELRTPGLPGEPGDLLYVKIGTGIGAGISHGGQLHRGAQGCAGDIGHAAVSDDNSVVCRCGKTGCLEAVAGGAALARDGERLARSGESPALAAVLSAKGTVTAADVTAAASAGDHHAVQLMVSAGRRIGAMLATMVNFYNPSTILLGGKIAEAGDLFLATIRETIYRRSLPLSTRELRIEKARLGEEGGLVGAAYMVLDELFSVRHFGKWLHEGSPSGVPAMHGSNGFRAGLTPA
- a CDS encoding general stress protein encodes the protein MTHAFSRTAFSPTPQAPQLPTMPTGWPIGSYDSYEEAQRAVDHLADKDFPVQEVTIVGVEPLLVERVAARLTWGKVLSSGAMSGAWFGLFVGLLLSFFTPGAGLAPIVIGLVSGVVFGMAFAAAGYAATRGRRDFVSHSQLVARRYDVLCQPRNAESGRNLLAQLAMSGQRW
- a CDS encoding HAAS signaling domain-containing protein gives rise to the protein MSTHTHPVVRAYLARVRTALADLPGAEIDEIVDDVRPHLAEIAERLGERADVAGMIAELGTPESYAAEVRSTGEYPPPPAAEEPARSGTPRLALARVALWGLLASVACAAVAGAVLASGEFDDDKALVLVLLVGAMVAVSGGYLVLRGTATVRELPELRGLLDAGREGNGVPRVARCLRALNPVWWVLSALVLGLLAVVAVVGHGGGVLGLVTMLALAGLALWAGPRSARDYRMVAVTLPLSAFVVGVGAGLADYVIGTARSSAAPYSAPPVEYLNYTNGGEPLLFYGSEEIGNIYVFDAKGNPLTDVYLYTEQGSPIRVPRYGCEEFTGGTMRTGTDNQFPRPRIDQGGVDDHGIVNGYNAYKPFCEEIDGVPFTVAVPNGK
- a CDS encoding PadR family transcriptional regulator: METSQLLKGVLDLAVLAVLRQGDGYGYDVLRRLRQSGLDEVGDASVYGTLRRLYKAGLLTTYVVASEEGPHRKYYGLNDLGRARLTESATTWRGFAATMERLLGEDP
- the mutM gene encoding bifunctional DNA-formamidopyrimidine glycosylase/DNA-(apurinic or apyrimidinic site) lyase, giving the protein MPELPEVEVVRSGLEAHVVGRTVASVEVLHPRAIRRHVPGEADFTGRLIGAEITAVRRRGKYLWLDLSDGTAVLAHLGMSGQLLVQPPGTADERHLRVRFRFADGGPELRFVDQRTFGGLSLWEVVEADGSVVPSAIAHIARDPMDPLFDVVAVSRALRSRRTEVKRALLDQTLVSGIGNIYADEALWRVGLHWSRPTDRLTAAQARGVLTAAADVMAEALLVGGTSFDALYVNVNGESGYFVRSLDAYGREGEPCRRCGTPIIREPFMNRSSFSCPRCQPRPRTRR